A region of the Flintibacter sp. KGMB00164 genome:
CAAGGTGGAGTCCATGGACTACGTCACCCCCGTCAACCGTCTGACCAAGGACATGACCTTTAACCTCACTCCCCAGGCTCAGCAGGTCACCCTGACGGTGGACTATCTCACTGACCTCAATGGAGATGGAGTGTATGAGCTGCTCAGCGGCCAGGACCGGCCGGTGGGCGATGTGCTCTCCGCGGACGGCACCCTCACCAGCGCCAGCAGCGGCGTGTCCACCCAACTGACCCAGGGCCGCACCTACTCCATCACCGGCAACGCCCTGCTCGCCCGGGGCCAGGCCGCCATCCAGGACCGCACCACCGCCGGCAGCGTCAGCTATCTGGCCGACCTGAGCTCCACTACTTCTCAGGCCGACTCTATCCTGTATATGCTTACCATCGCCTACCAGTCCCCCAGCGACAACAAAAAATACGAGCAGTGTTACTACGTGCACCTGTATGACCAGCTGCCCGCCCCCGCTGCCTCCGACTTCCGGGATATCGCTCCCAACGCCTGGTACTATGACGCGGTAGACTACGTAGTGTCCCACGGCCTGCTTACCGGCTCTACCCGCAGCACCTTCTCGCCCGATCAGCAGCTGTCCCGGGCCATGCTGGCGCAGACCCTCTACAACATCTCCGGACAGCCTGACAGCACCATCAGCCACTATGACGATGTGCCCCAGACTCACTGGAGTTATAATGCGGTCTCCTGGGCTACCAGTCAGCAGCTGATGGCCGGAACCAGTCCCAAGCAGTTTGCACCTGACCGCAGCCTGACCCGCCAGGAGATGGCCCAGACTCTGTTCCTTTATGTGAAAAAGTGCGGTGTCTCCACCTCCAAGCGCGCTGACCTGAGCGGCTACGCCGACGAAGGGGATGTGGCCGACTGGGCCCGTACCGCTATGGAATGGGCAGTGGCCGAGGGCATTCTGGCCGGCCGCACGGTGGGCGGCAAAACCGTTCTGGATCCCGCAGGTTCTGTGACCCGGGCGGAATTTTCCGCCGTGCTGCAGACTCTTTGCGAGGATGTGCTGGTTTAAATTCAACTTCTTTCCGGACCTGCCTTCGGGCAGGTCCATTTTTTGTTTAGGGGTTGGAATAATTGTCCAAACTAAGCATATCCTAGCAGTGTACGAAAGGAGGGATCCCCATGGCTCAGCCGGCCCGCCCCTTTTTGTCCCGGCGCAGACAGTCCGCCGCCCTGGAGGCGGAGCGGCGGGAGCTTCTGGCCTCCCTGGCCAGCACCCGCACCCAGATCCAGCAGGCCTACGGCGGCTTCAACACGGTGTGCGACAGCGACCTGATCGAATCCTATGTCTTTGAGATCAAGGCTCTTCAGTCCCGGTACGACTACCTGCTGCGCCGGGTCAAAGAGCTGGAGTGCGCCCCATGACCGCCCCCGATGTACCCTGGCTGGCCGTCGCCCTGCTGGCCCTGTCCATCCTGGCTCTGCTCCACCGTCCCCTTGGCCGTCTTCTCCGTCTGGCTGCCCGCTCGGCGGTAGGCCTGGCGGTGCTGGCTCTGTTCAGCCAGGTGGGACAGTTCATAGGCGTCTCTCTGGGCGTCAACCTGGTCAACGCCCTCATTTTGGGCGTGCTGGGAGTACCTGGCTTCGGCCTGCTGCTGATGCTCCAGTGGGTGCTGCGTTAGTCTTTCTTCCTTTTCAGGTTTCTCATCTGGCCGCCCGCTCTGCGGGCGGTTTTTTATTGCCATCTTCTCCCTATCTTGTTATGATAAGGGTAGAAACAGGAAAAATATCTTGACTGTAAAGGAACTTGATACCCTATACTGGCACCAGAAAGGACCATATCGGGAAAGGAGCACCTTTATGACCATCCGAGAAATTGAGGACGCCACCGGCTTGCCCCGTGCCAATGTGCGCTATTATGAGAGCTTAGGCCTCATCCACCCTGCCCGAGCCGCCAACGGCTACCGGGATTACCGGCAGGAGGATCTGGACACCCTGCTGAAAATCAAGCTCCTGCGGCAGCTGGACTGCTCCCTGGAAGATATCCAGGCCCTGGAGCAGGGGACTCGTTCCCTGGAGCAGGTGCTGTCCGAGGTGGATACTGCCCTGGAGAAAAAAGCGTCGGAGACCCAGCACGCCCTGGAACTGTGCCGGCAGCTGCGGGCCGACCGCCCCAGTTGGGACAATCTCCAGCCGGAGCGCTACCTCTTCTGGAATCCCGCCATCTCCGCGGAGCTCCCTCCCGTGCGGGACGCATCGGATACGCTGGGCAACCGCTGTCCCTGGCGGCGGTATTTTGCCCGGACGCTGGACTATGCTCTCTGTCTCACTCTGTGGGAGCTGTTTTTATCTCTGGTGCTGCGGGTCAATATTTTATCTACGTCGTTCTGGCTGAATGTGGTAAATGTCGCCATGGCACTGGGCCTGATGTGCGTACTGGAGGCGGCCTGTCTCCACTTTTTCGGCACCACCCCGGGCAAGGCTCTCTTTGGTCTCAAGCTGACCCGCTCGGACGGCAGCTACTTTGGTTTTTTGGATGCCCTGTGGCGTACTGGCCGGGTAGTGGTTTTTGGCCTGGGCCTGATGATCCCTCTGGTCTCCTTGATCACCTTGATCCTGGCCTTTCAGCGGTGCAGCCATCAGGTATCCCAGCCCTGGGCCCTGGATGACGAGGGCTGGTCCGACCCCTCCGGCGGCTGGACCCCCTTCTTTGAGCAGAAGGGCAGCGTGCTGCGGGTCGTGGGCTATGTGGGCTGCTATGCGGCCATCATTGTCCTTACCATGCTGGCCTCTCTGGTAGCGGCCACCCCCTGGCACCATGGGTCTCTTACCGCGAAGGAATTTACCAGCAACTACAACCACCTGCTGACCTACGCCAGCGCCCCCGACTCTCCGGGCGAAAAACTGGGTTCGGACGGGAAGTGGTACCAGACCGATCCCAATGTCTTTGTATTCCACACGGGCGTGGAACCTCCCTCCTTCCATCTGACGGAGAAAGACGGCCAGCTCACCCAGGTCTCCTTCTCCATTGTCTCCGCTCAGGAAGCTTTTTTGTACGAGTTTCCCTCCACCTACGCCGTGCGTACCGTTCACGCCCTGCTGGGTCAGCGGGAACTGCTGCCCGGCAAGGAACTGAGCGCCCTTGACCAGGAACTGCTGGAGACGGTGGCCGGAGAGCGCACCTGGAACATCGACGGCTGGGACATCACCTGTCAAATGGACTTTTCCGGCTACGAGGTCTATGAGCAGTACCTGTTTCCGATCGACGGCGAGACACAGAATCTGACCTACGTTTTCTCCATCCAGGCCTCCCAGACCCAAGCCTAAGCGTTGGAGGAGAGATTTCTTCCCCGCAAGGATTGACACAACTTTGCCCCTTTACTATAATAAACAGTATTCCGGCAGGCGAGCTGTCCGGAATCAGTTTGAAAATGAAAGGGGTTCTCCCAAATGAATGAGCGTGTCTACAATTTCTCCGCTGGCCCTTCCATGCTCCCGCTTTCCGCCCTGGAGCGCGCTGGGTCAGAAATCACCAACTACCGCGGCAGCGGCATGTCAGTGATGGAGATGAGTCACCGCTCAAAGGTCTTTCAGCAGATTTTTGACGAGACCCAGGAGAAGCTGCGCCGCCTGATGAATGTGCCCGACGGCTATAAGATCCTGTTTTTGCAGACCGGCGCTTCCGGCCAGTTCTCCATGATTCCTCTGAACCTGATGGGCCCCAACGGCAAGGCTGACTACGCGGTCACCGGCAACTTCGCCGGCATCGCCGCCAAGGAGGCCGCCAAGTACGGCACCGTGAATATCGCCGCTGATACCAGCGACCGCAACCACAGTTATATCCCCACCCAGGAGCAGCTCAAGCTGTCCCCCGACGCCAGCTACTTCTACTACTGTGCCAACAATACCATCTACGGCACCGAGTGGCAGTACGTCCCCGAGACGGGCAGCGTGCCGCTGGTGTGCGATATGTCTTCTGACATTCTCTCCCGCCCGGTGGACGTGTCCAAGTTCGGCATCGTCTATGCCGGTGCCCAGAAGAACATGGCCCCCGCCGGTCTGACGGTGGTCATTATCCGGGAGGATCTGGCCGGCCACGAGCTGCCCTACACCCCCTTGATGATGAACTACAAGACCATGATCGACAAGGACTCCATGTACAACACTCCCCCCTGCTGGTGCATCTACATGCTGGGCCTGACTCTGGACTGGGTGGCTGAGCAGGGCGGCGTGGAAGGAATGGAGAAGCTGCGCACCCTGCGCTCCTCCATGCTCTATGACACTCTGGACAATTCCCGTCTGTTCCACTGCCACGCGGAGAAGGGCTCCCGCTCCGGGATGAACGTCACCTTCCGCACCGGCAACGAGGAGCTGGACGCCAAGTTCGTTCAGGAGGCCGCCGCGGCCGGCTTTACCAACCTGAAGGGCCACCGCAAGACCGGCGGTATGCGCGCTTCCATCTACAACGCCATGCCCGTGGAAGGCGTAGAGAAGCTGTGTGACTTTATCAAGGCGTTCGACAAGAATAACTGATTTTCCCGAGACCGCGGGCGTGGCCCGCGGTCTCACCACATAGACATACAAATTTGAATTCACTCCAGATTCGAGGTTATTATTATGTATCGTATCAAAACTCTGAACAAGATCTCCTCCGCCGGCCTGGACCAGCTGGACAAGAGCCGCTTCCAGGTGGGCAATGACGTGGAAAACGAGGACGGCATTCTGGTGCGTTCTGCCGCCATGCACGACTATGCCTTCCCCGATGCCCTGCGGGCCATCGCCCGGGCAGGTGCCGGCACCAACAACATTCCCATCGACCGCTGCTCCGAGAACGGCATCGTGGTCTTCAACACCCCCGGCGCCAATGCCAATGCGGTGAAGGAGCTGGTCATTGCCGCCCTGCTCATCGCCTCCCGTGACATTCTGGGCGGCGCCGATTGGGTGCAGGAGCAGGCTCACACCCCTAACGTAGATCTGGCCGCTGCTGTGGAGAAGGGCAAGAGCGCCTTTGTGGGCCCCGAGCTCTACCGCAAGACGCTGGGCGTCATCGGCCTGGGCGCCATCGGCGCTCTGGTGTGCAACATTGCCCTGGACCTGGGCATGGACGTGTACGGCTATGACCCCTTCCTGTCGGTGGACGCCGCTCTGCGGCTGGACCGCCACGTGCATGTGGTAAAGAGCGTGGATGAGCTGTACAAGGTCTCTGACTACATCACCATCCACGTGCCCTACACCAACGACACCAAGGACTTCATCAACGCCGAGGCCATCTCCAAGATGAAGGGCCAGGTGCGAGTGCTGAATCTGGCCCGCGGCGGACTGGTCAACGACGACGACATGATCGCCGCTCTGGAGTCCGGCCGGGTCGCCAAGTATGTCACCGACTTCCCTAACGACAAGATCGCCCTGGTCCACAACGTCATTGCTCTGCCCCATCTGGGCGCTTCCACCCCTGAGAGCGAGGAGAACTGCGCCCGCATGGCCGCCGACCAGCTGAAGGACTATCTTATCAACGGCAACATCAAAAACTCCGTCAACCTGCCCAACGTCCACCAGGATTGGAGCGGCATCTCCCGGGTGTGCCTCATTCACAAGAACATCCCCGCCATGCTGACCAAGATCACCACCATTCTCTCCGATGAGGGAGTCAACGTGGAGAACCTGACCAACAAGTCCAAGAAGGACTACGCCTACACCATGGTGGACCTGAACGGCCGCATCAAAGACGCGGTGGCTGACGAGCTGCGTGCGATCCCCGGTATGATCCGGGTGCGGGTGATCAACCACTGAGATGAAGGAACTGCGGATCCAATATAACTCCCCGGTGGTGCTTACCTTCTTTCTTCTCTCCCTGGGCGCGCTGGCTCTGGGAGAGTTTACCGGAGAACGCACCACCTGGCTGCTGTTTACCGTCTATCGCTCCCCCCTCACCGACCCGCTGACCTACCTGCGCATGTTCACCCACGTGCTGGGACATGCGGACTACACTCACTTTATGAGCAATATGATGCTCTTTCTGGTGGTCGGTCCGCCCCTGGAGGAGAAGTATGGCAGCAAGCGGCTGCTGGGCTGCATCGTGCTCACCGCCTTTGTATCCGGGCTGGTGCAGTTTATCTTCTTCCCCGCCACCGCCCTGCTGGGTGCCAGCGGCATCGTATTTATGATGATCGTCCTCTCTTCCCTGGCGGGCATGCGCAATGGCTCCATCCCTCTGACCCTGATTGTGGTGGTCATTTTGTATCTGGGCGGCGAGATCGTAGACGCTGTCACCGCCCAGGACAACATCTCCCAGCTGACCCACATTATAGGCGGCCTGTGCGGCGCGGCCATGGGCTTTGCCATGAGCCGTCCTCACCGCCGTCGCTGAGCATAAAAAATTGGCAGGTCGTTTGACCTGCCAATTTTTTATACCTTGATCTGGTCCAAAATCTCTCCGATGGGACCGGAGAGGACCAGGTCTGCATTTTTATCATAGGGAGTGGTGGACTTGTTGATGAGCACCAAGCGGTGGCCCTGGTAGTAGTTCACCAGTCCGGCGGCGGGATAGACCACCAGGGAGGTGCCCCCGATGATAAGCATATCCGCCTGCTGGATGTCGCTCAGCGCCCCCTGAAGCACCCGGGAGCTGAGGCTCTCCTCGTAGAGGACCACGTCGGGCTTGATGATACCGCCGCAGCTGCACCGCGGCACCCCCTGGCTGTCCGCGATGGCAGAGACGGGGTAGTCCCGGCCGCAGGCCATGCAGCGGTTGCGCAGCACGCTGCCGTGGAGTTCCCACACCCGCTTGCTACCGGCGGCCTGGTGCAGGCCGTCAATGTTCTGGGTCACAATGCTCCGCAGCTTCCCCGCCGCTTCCAGCTGGGCCAGCTTTTTGTGGGCGGCATTGGGCTTGGCGGTGAGGCAGAGCATCTTGTTGCGGTAAAAGCGGTAGAACTCCTCCGGGTCCCGGTCAAAAAAGCTGCGGCTGAGGATGGTCTCCGGGGGGTATTTATACTGCTGGTTATAAAGGCCGTCCACACTACGGAAATCGGGGATCCCGCTCTCGGTGGACACACCCGCACCGCCGAAAAAGACGATGTTCTTGCTCTCGTTAATCCATTTCTGCAAGGTCTCCAGCTGCTCTTGATAGTCCTTCATGGTTCCTTCCTCCTCTATGTTCCGGCCAGCAGCTTCTCCCGCTCCTGTTGGAGGGACTGCTTTGTATTCTTTTGTCCCTCTAATTCCCGGCGCAGTCCGTCCACCAGAGCCTCCACTTCGCACAGGGTGTTGGTTACCCCTTCCCGGGTCTGTTTTTCTCCTTCCGGCTCAAACAGATCGGAAAACAATTGCTCCAGAAAACAATCGGCAAAGGCAGAATACCCCTCCAGGTCCACAAGAGGCACATCTTTTGGGGTCAGTCCGGCCAGTTCGGTGCGCAGACGGCTCAGCGCGCCCCGGGTGTCCCGGGCATAGGCCTGGACCGTCTGCATGCTGATATACCCTCCCGGCATATCCCAGCCCCGGCCTTTGGCCTGCTCCAACGCGCCGGCCAGCTCTTTCAGCCGCTTCAGTGCCTCTTCTCCCGCCTGAAGAGCCTCCTGCTCCTCCCGGATCAGGCGGTCCGCCGTCCCCATCTCCCGGGCGATCTCCACCAACCGCGGAACCTGGCTGCTGCCGGTACAGCACAAATACTGCTCCTTTTCCTTCAAAAGAGCCTGATACCGGCTCTCCTGCTGCTCCAGTTTGGCCCGTTCCTCCTTCACGTCCCACAGGCGGTCCTCCAAGTCCCGCAGGTCCCACTCGGCTTCCTCATACCGCGCCCGGGCCTGGGCCACCTCCTGTTTGTCCCGGCGAAGCTTTCCGGTCTCGTGCTCTGCCTCCCGGCCAGAGGCCAAAAAGGCCTCCTTCTCCTCTGCCCGGTTCAACCGCTCAAAGGCCTCTGCCGCCTTTTTGCGCTGCTGGAGATGCTGCTTCCCCAGGTCGGCCAGCATGGCATCCAACTTTCCCGCCCGGTCCAGGTCCCGCCGCACCTGTCTGAGCTCTTGGTCGATCTGGCTCAGCTCCCGCATAGTTCTCCCCCTCTCCTGTTTATTATTTTATTATACCACGTCCGCCCTTGCTGCGTCTCAATTTTTTCTGGACTTTCTTTCCCGCTTTCGCTACACTTATGAGTAATCGGATAAAAAGGAGCGTTTCTCCATGGATCAGATCATCGAAACTCTCTCTGCCGAGCTGGGCCGTCCTGCCCAGCAGGTGGAAAACGTGGTCACCCTCATTGACGAGGGGGCCACCATTCCCTTTATCGCCCGCTACCGTAAGGAGCTCCACGGCTCCATGGACGACCAGCTGCTGCGTCAGCTGGCCGAGCGCCTCCAGTACCTGCGCAACTTGGAGCAGCGCAAGGGCGAGATCAAAACCTCCATTGAAAATCAGGGTAAGCTCACCGATGAGCTCTCCGCCGCCATTGACGCCGCCAAAACCCTGGCCGAAGCGGAGGACCTGTACCGTCCTTACAAGCAGAAGCGGCGCACCCGGGCCACCATCGCTCGGGAAAAGGGATTAGCTCCCCTGGCCCAGCTGCTCTTCGCCCAGGAGCGGAACTGTCCCGCTCCCGAGGAGGCGGCTGCCGGTTTCATCGACGCAGAGAAAGGGGTAGACAGCATTGAGGCCGCCCTCCAGGGAGCCAGCGATATCATCGCGGAGGAAATTTCTGACGACGCCGCCATCCGCAAGGAGCTGCGCTCGCTGTTCCTGCGCCGGGGTGTAGTTGTGTCCAAGGCAGCGGATAAGGAGCCGGAGGATACGGTGTATCGTCTCTACTATGACTTCAAGTGCCCGGTCAGCCGCATCCAGGGCTATCAGGTGCTGGCCATCAACCGGGGCGAGCGGGAGGACATTTTGAAGGTCTCGGTGGAGCTGGACGCGGAAACCGCCCATGTGGCCGTGCGCCGTGCGGTGCTGGTCCCCGGCGCGCCCTCCATGGCCTTTGTCCGCGCCGCGGCCGATGACGCCTACGACCGCCTCATCGAGCCCTCCCTGGAGCGTGAGATCCGCAGCTATCTCACTGACCAGGCCAACGAGGGGGCCATCCACATGTTTGCCTTGAACCTCAAGCCCCTGCTCATGCAGCCCCCGGTCAAGGGCAAGGTGACCATGGGTCTGGACCCGGGCTACCGCATGGGCTGCAAGGTGGCGGTGGTAGACGGCACCGGCAAAGTGCTGGATACGGCGGTAGTCTACCCCACCTATGGAGAGCGGCAGAAGCAGGAGGCTATCCAGAAGCTGTCCGCCCTGGTAAAGAAGCACCACGTGGAGCACATCGCCATCGGCAACGGCACCGCCAGCCGAGAGACCGAGAAGATGACGGTGGAACTCATCCAGAAGCTGGGGGGCGGCGTGTCCTATATGATCGTCAGCGAGGCGGGAGCCAGCGTCTATTCCGCCAGTAAACTGGCCGCCGAGGAGTTCCCCCAGTTTGACGTAAACCTCCGCAGCGCCGTATCCATCGCCCGGCGGCTCCAGGACCCCCTGGCCGAGCTGGTAAAGATCGACCCCAAGGCCATCGGCGTGGGCCAGTACCAGCACGACATGCCCCAGGCCCAGCTGGGCGAGGCCCTGGACGGGGTGGTGGAGGACTGCGTCAACGCGGTGGGGGTGGACGCCAACACCGCCTCTCCCTCCCTCCTGCAGCGGGTGTCCGGCCTCACCGCCACCACCGCAAAGAACGTGGTGAAATACCGGGAGGAAAACGGCGCCTTTACCACCCGCAAGCAGCTTTTGAAGGTGCCCAAGCTGGGCCCAAAGGCCTTTGAGCAGTGCGCCGGCTTCCTCCGGGTACCCGAGAGCAAGAGCATGCTTGACCACACCGGGGTCCACCCGGAGAGCTACGCCGCCGCCGAGAAGCTGCTGACTGCCTGCAGCTACACTCTGGAGGACGTAAGCAAGGGGCAAATTGGCGAGCTGAAGCAGCGGGCCGAGCAGAAAGGTCTGGAGAACCTGTCGGAGATCTGCGGGGCGGGTGTGCCCACCCTGGCCGACATCATCAAGGAGCTGATGAAGCCCGGCCGTGACCCCCGTGACGAGCTGCCTCCTCCCATCCTCCGCACCGACGTGATGGAGGCCAAGGACTTAAAGCCCGGCATGGAGCTCCAGGGCACCGTGCGCAATGTCATCGACTTTGGTGTATTCGTGGACATCGGCGTGCACCAGGACGGCCTGGTCCACATCAGCAAGCTGCCCCGGCGGGTGAAGCACCCCAGCGAGCTTTTATCCGTAGGGGATGTGGTAACCGTGTGGGTCATTGACGTGGATGAGAAGAAAAAGCGCATCAGCCTCACCATGAAAAAGCCCGGCGAGGGATAACCTTCCACACCGGAGCCATAGAATGTGGAAAACCGGAAAGGAGAATCCCCCATGCCTGTGTTCGATCTCCACTGTGACACCCTCACCGCCTTTATGAGCCCTCTGCGCTGCCGGGACACCCTGGATGACCCCTGCTCCGCCTTTGCTCTGTCCAAAGTCCAGACCATCCCCTGGTGTCAGTGCTGCGCCGTCTTTGTCCCCGACGGCCTCACTCCCCAGGAGGCGTTGGGCTACTACCGCTTTCATCAAAACAGCTTCCAGCAGCAGCTTCTGGACCGCGCCTGTCAGGCCTCTGCCTGCACGACCGCGGAGGACGTGACTGCCGCCTGGGAGCAGGGCAAAACTGCCCTGGTGCTGACGGTAGAAAACGGCTCCCTGCTGGGGGCTGGATTGGAATATGTGGAGGAGCTGCGCCGGGACGGGGTGCGGATGGTGACCCTCACCTGGAACGGAGAGAACGCCCTGGGCTCCGGCCACGATACCGACCATGGCCTTACCCCTCTGGGCAAGGAGGCGGTCCGGGCTTTGGAGGAGGCGGGCATCACGGTGGACGTATCCCACCTCAACGACGCCGGATTCCGGGACGTGCTGGACGTTGCTCAAAAACCCTTTGCCGCCTCCCACTCCAACGCCCGCTCCATTTGTCCCCACCGGCGCAACCTGGAGGACGGACAGATTCGGGAGATGGTGATGCGAAACTGTATTATCGGCCTTAATTATTGCAGTCCGTTTTTACGCTCCGACGGAAATGAGGCCACCTTTGACGACCTGTACCGCCACATCTGCCACTTCCTGGAGTTGGGGGCCGAGAACTGTCTGGCTCTGGGCTCCGACTTTGATGGGGCCGACCTGCCTCCCTGTCTGGACGACTGCCGCAAGGTACCCGCTCTGGGTGAGTACCTGATGAACCGTGGTCTGAGCCGCTCCCTGGTAGAAAAAATCTTCTGGCAAAACGCCCTGGATTTTGCCCAAAAAAATTGGCAGTAACGCCTTGCGCCCCCTTTTTCTTCCGAGTATACTGGAGAAAAAGGGGGCGATTTCTGTGCTGGATGAGCTGGACTTTTTGGAAGAGTACCAGGAGGACAACCGCATTGAGGCCAAGCGTGCCCAGGGCGGCCTGCCCCACAGCCTGTGGGAGACCTACTCCGCCTTTGCCAACACCCTGGGGGGTGTCATCCTGCTGGGGGTGGCCGAGGGAGCGGACAAGTCCCTCTACTCTGTGCCTCTCTTCGATCCCCAGGAGCTGGTGGACGAGTTCTGGGACATGGTAAACGACCCCACCGTGGTCAGCGCCAACATCCTCCAGCCGGAGGACGTGCAGATCTTCCGCAGCGGGAAAAACGACATCGTGGCCATCTTTGTCCCCCGAGCAGAGCAGAAAGACCGCCCCGTCTACATCGGCGGCGCCCCCTATGCCGGCACCTACTACCGCCGGGGCGAGGGGGACTGGCGCTGTCCCCGCCACGAGGTGGAGGCCATGCTGCAAGATCAAAAGGGATAAAAAAGGGATCTGCCCCGGGCAGATCCCTTTTTCGTTACCGGTTAATCAGGGCCAGCAGCTCCGGGCCAATGTGGCCGTTGGCCGCCATCACGCTGCTGGGGCCGTCCAGAGTGAGGGGTGTGCCCTCCGCGGTGGTGATCATGCCTCCCGCCTCCCGGACCAGGAGCATCCCCGCTCCAAAGTCCCAGGGTTTCA
Encoded here:
- a CDS encoding pro-sigmaK processing inhibitor BofA family protein, encoding MTAPDVPWLAVALLALSILALLHRPLGRLLRLAARSAVGLAVLALFSQVGQFIGVSLGVNLVNALILGVLGVPGFGLLLMLQWVLR
- a CDS encoding rhomboid family intramembrane serine protease, with the protein product MKELRIQYNSPVVLTFFLLSLGALALGEFTGERTTWLLFTVYRSPLTDPLTYLRMFTHVLGHADYTHFMSNMMLFLVVGPPLEEKYGSKRLLGCIVLTAFVSGLVQFIFFPATALLGASGIVFMMIVLSSLAGMRNGSIPLTLIVVVILYLGGEIVDAVTAQDNISQLTHIIGGLCGAAMGFAMSRPHRRR
- the serC gene encoding 3-phosphoserine/phosphohydroxythreonine transaminase, which codes for MLPLSALERAGSEITNYRGSGMSVMEMSHRSKVFQQIFDETQEKLRRLMNVPDGYKILFLQTGASGQFSMIPLNLMGPNGKADYAVTGNFAGIAAKEAAKYGTVNIAADTSDRNHSYIPTQEQLKLSPDASYFYYCANNTIYGTEWQYVPETGSVPLVCDMSSDILSRPVDVSKFGIVYAGAQKNMAPAGLTVVIIREDLAGHELPYTPLMMNYKTMIDKDSMYNTPPCWCIYMLGLTLDWVAEQGGVEGMEKLRTLRSSMLYDTLDNSRLFHCHAEKGSRSGMNVTFRTGNEELDAKFVQEAAAAGFTNLKGHRKTGGMRASIYNAMPVEGVEKLCDFIKAFDKNN
- a CDS encoding phosphoglycerate dehydrogenase; the encoded protein is MYRIKTLNKISSAGLDQLDKSRFQVGNDVENEDGILVRSAAMHDYAFPDALRAIARAGAGTNNIPIDRCSENGIVVFNTPGANANAVKELVIAALLIASRDILGGADWVQEQAHTPNVDLAAAVEKGKSAFVGPELYRKTLGVIGLGAIGALVCNIALDLGMDVYGYDPFLSVDAALRLDRHVHVVKSVDELYKVSDYITIHVPYTNDTKDFINAEAISKMKGQVRVLNLARGGLVNDDDMIAALESGRVAKYVTDFPNDKIALVHNVIALPHLGASTPESEENCARMAADQLKDYLINGNIKNSVNLPNVHQDWSGISRVCLIHKNIPAMLTKITTILSDEGVNVENLTNKSKKDYAYTMVDLNGRIKDAVADELRAIPGMIRVRVINH
- a CDS encoding NAD-dependent protein deacylase, producing the protein MKDYQEQLETLQKWINESKNIVFFGGAGVSTESGIPDFRSVDGLYNQQYKYPPETILSRSFFDRDPEEFYRFYRNKMLCLTAKPNAAHKKLAQLEAAGKLRSIVTQNIDGLHQAAGSKRVWELHGSVLRNRCMACGRDYPVSAIADSQGVPRCSCGGIIKPDVVLYEESLSSRVLQGALSDIQQADMLIIGGTSLVVYPAAGLVNYYQGHRLVLINKSTTPYDKNADLVLSGPIGEILDQIKV
- a CDS encoding membrane dipeptidase codes for the protein MPVFDLHCDTLTAFMSPLRCRDTLDDPCSAFALSKVQTIPWCQCCAVFVPDGLTPQEALGYYRFHQNSFQQQLLDRACQASACTTAEDVTAAWEQGKTALVLTVENGSLLGAGLEYVEELRRDGVRMVTLTWNGENALGSGHDTDHGLTPLGKEAVRALEEAGITVDVSHLNDAGFRDVLDVAQKPFAASHSNARSICPHRRNLEDGQIREMVMRNCIIGLNYCSPFLRSDGNEATFDDLYRHICHFLELGAENCLALGSDFDGADLPPCLDDCRKVPALGEYLMNRGLSRSLVEKIFWQNALDFAQKNWQ
- a CDS encoding MerR family transcriptional regulator, which encodes MTIREIEDATGLPRANVRYYESLGLIHPARAANGYRDYRQEDLDTLLKIKLLRQLDCSLEDIQALEQGTRSLEQVLSEVDTALEKKASETQHALELCRQLRADRPSWDNLQPERYLFWNPAISAELPPVRDASDTLGNRCPWRRYFARTLDYALCLTLWELFLSLVLRVNILSTSFWLNVVNVAMALGLMCVLEAACLHFFGTTPGKALFGLKLTRSDGSYFGFLDALWRTGRVVVFGLGLMIPLVSLITLILAFQRCSHQVSQPWALDDEGWSDPSGGWTPFFEQKGSVLRVVGYVGCYAAIIVLTMLASLVAATPWHHGSLTAKEFTSNYNHLLTYASAPDSPGEKLGSDGKWYQTDPNVFVFHTGVEPPSFHLTEKDGQLTQVSFSIVSAQEAFLYEFPSTYAVRTVHALLGQRELLPGKELSALDQELLETVAGERTWNIDGWDITCQMDFSGYEVYEQYLFPIDGETQNLTYVFSIQASQTQA
- a CDS encoding YaaL family protein, with the protein product MAQPARPFLSRRRQSAALEAERRELLASLASTRTQIQQAYGGFNTVCDSDLIESYVFEIKALQSRYDYLLRRVKELECAP
- a CDS encoding S-layer homology domain-containing protein, coding for MKRGLTAALILTLTLTLGVPALAADPLAGGGFAQVAISAKNSDSPTLDLDLALYRRNSSNAFTKVESMDYVTPVNRLTKDMTFNLTPQAQQVTLTVDYLTDLNGDGVYELLSGQDRPVGDVLSADGTLTSASSGVSTQLTQGRTYSITGNALLARGQAAIQDRTTAGSVSYLADLSSTTSQADSILYMLTIAYQSPSDNKKYEQCYYVHLYDQLPAPAASDFRDIAPNAWYYDAVDYVVSHGLLTGSTRSTFSPDQQLSRAMLAQTLYNISGQPDSTISHYDDVPQTHWSYNAVSWATSQQLMAGTSPKQFAPDRSLTRQEMAQTLFLYVKKCGVSTSKRADLSGYADEGDVADWARTAMEWAVAEGILAGRTVGGKTVLDPAGSVTRAEFSAVLQTLCEDVLV
- a CDS encoding Tex family protein, translated to MDQIIETLSAELGRPAQQVENVVTLIDEGATIPFIARYRKELHGSMDDQLLRQLAERLQYLRNLEQRKGEIKTSIENQGKLTDELSAAIDAAKTLAEAEDLYRPYKQKRRTRATIAREKGLAPLAQLLFAQERNCPAPEEAAAGFIDAEKGVDSIEAALQGASDIIAEEISDDAAIRKELRSLFLRRGVVVSKAADKEPEDTVYRLYYDFKCPVSRIQGYQVLAINRGEREDILKVSVELDAETAHVAVRRAVLVPGAPSMAFVRAAADDAYDRLIEPSLEREIRSYLTDQANEGAIHMFALNLKPLLMQPPVKGKVTMGLDPGYRMGCKVAVVDGTGKVLDTAVVYPTYGERQKQEAIQKLSALVKKHHVEHIAIGNGTASRETEKMTVELIQKLGGGVSYMIVSEAGASVYSASKLAAEEFPQFDVNLRSAVSIARRLQDPLAELVKIDPKAIGVGQYQHDMPQAQLGEALDGVVEDCVNAVGVDANTASPSLLQRVSGLTATTAKNVVKYREENGAFTTRKQLLKVPKLGPKAFEQCAGFLRVPESKSMLDHTGVHPESYAAAEKLLTACSYTLEDVSKGQIGELKQRAEQKGLENLSEICGAGVPTLADIIKELMKPGRDPRDELPPPILRTDVMEAKDLKPGMELQGTVRNVIDFGVFVDIGVHQDGLVHISKLPRRVKHPSELLSVGDVVTVWVIDVDEKKKRISLTMKKPGEG